DNA from Ignavibacteriales bacterium:
ACCTTTTCATAGATAATGATTTCGTCTTGTTCGCATTTTACAAGTTCTATTATTCCTTCAAGAGGTGTCCCGTAAATTTTATTTCTAAGTTTTTGAAGCATACCCTCTTGCAAATCAACAGAGAATACTTTTCCGGTATTACCAACCATTTTCGCCAATTCGATAGAAAAGAATCCAGGACCACATCCAACATCAAGAACCCTCATTCCTTCCTTAACATAGGAGGATAGTATTTTTCTTGGGTTTTGTATCCATTTTCTTATTTTATTGTCGAGTGAATGAGCAAACTCAACAGGGCAGACCCTATTTCTTCCATCATTCATATTATCTCAATAAAAATCTCTTAGTTCCAATTAGCCGGTTGAAGATTC
Protein-coding regions in this window:
- a CDS encoding class I SAM-dependent methyltransferase encodes the protein MNDGRNRVCPVEFAHSLDNKIRKWIQNPRKILSSYVKEGMRVLDVGCGPGFFSIELAKMVGNTGKVFSVDLQEGMLQKLRNKIYGTPLEGIIELVKCEQDEIIIYEKVDFILAFYMVHEVPNKERFFETMKKILNEKGEFLIVEPKLFHVSKKEFNVTIGKAEHAGFHISRGPKLFFSFSSILKNV